A window of Rosa rugosa chromosome 7, drRosRugo1.1, whole genome shotgun sequence genomic DNA:
TCATCCTTATCATAATTCTTCTTTGATCTTCTTCTATTAGTACTAACTAGTACACTACTACtactcctccttctcctccactGCTTTATATCAACTGGTAATATTTGTTAAATTAACATTACCATATAATTTATGATTTATATGGTACATCTTTTCCTTGCTTGATCTGTGTGATGCATTTTAAAACTAGTTCCTTCTCAAAATATTTTGGGTTTGTATTTTATTCTTGCATGTTAATTGATTATATATTCTGGTGGGATCTGGTATCATATAAGATTTCATATATCGATCTAATTGGTCAATTTAGTTTGATAAATGGTTAATTTAATAATAACcagaataaacaaaacaattctgGCCAAGAAGGCAAGAAGTATAAGTGAAACAATTCATACAAAATGGGTTTGGAAGTCATTGATTGCTTTTTCTTTTGCTCTTCGATCACCTTATAGATTGGTCTTTGATCATCCCCTTTGTTTCTCCAGTTCTTTATTAAGTATATAGCTATTTTTCTATATTCTAATAGCTATGCAAACAACCTCTCTGGCTTGTATTATAGAACCAATACAATATTGCTGTCCAACTTTGGCTACCGTTGTCTAAAATATATGTATACACTTACAAGCACACCATATTATATATGTAAAATCCGAATTGAAAAACTTTGCTACATGTCTAATTGAAGAGCCACGGAGAAAAGCTAGCTTGCCTTATATTATAATAATTGAGTTGCTACAAGTTCTTTCTGACATCTCTCACATTTTCTAGTTCCATGAATGTGCGTAATGAGCAATGGTCTTTTTTTTTGCTCTGTAATGAGCAATGGTCATCCAATGAAACTATTAAACAGATTCCCAATTTATGAAATTTGTACTCTTTAGTACTTCCAAATCAGTCTTCAAATGCTACAAGGTACTGATAGTTATATCACTGGAGCAACAGCCTTGTCAATTATTAATCAAGCCCTTCTAGACTTTATACTTGAGATTCACTAATATCTCTATGCAGCAAATTACTGTTTAACACTGATGTTTTATTCACACTTGAGTATGGATGGACCTTTCTAATTGTACATATACAATTAGAAAAGTTCACGATAACATCAAGTTAGAGATGGTGAAAAACTCGGTTAGAATTACGTTAAGTTAGAATTTGCaacaaaaaattagaaaaagtaCAATTAGAAAAGTTCACAATAGCATCAAGTTAGAGATAGTGAAAAACTTAGTTAGAATTATGTTAGGTTGGAATTCCAATGACTAATTAAAAAATAAGTACTgcaaaaagatgaaatgaaagtatatgaaaccctaaaaattGTTTAAAACAAACAAATGTCAGGACCTTTGGGtatataaaataattaacaaACCCTGAGCTAAAGAGTGTGTCTTAATTTTGATGGGACATGAAAAGAAGTGAGCAGGAGCACGACGAAATTTAAGATTAGATCATATGGTTTAGTCCATGGTTTAGTAGATATGTTTAAAAATTAAGGCTCATCTTAAATCTCAATTATTAACTAGAGCTTCCACAATGGATCATcgttccatttttttttttttgaaaaggatgGATCATCGTTCCATGCTATATATGGTACTTGGCCACTTGGGTATAACCAAGTTAAACCATAAAAAGAGGCTAAACACTAAAAGTAATTTATACCAATTAAAACCCAATTAATATAATAATGTCTCTCCAAAAGGATGTTCTCTTGGTGGCATGGAGGACCCTCTTCACATGGATTCACATGGTCTTGTTTAATCTATGAACCCTAATTTGTTAATTAGTATATCACTAGTAATTTGCACACAACATTCGTATGGTAAAGCAGCTTTGTTTATGCTAATGCGCCTATGCAGACCCCACCTGCGTCGAGTTTAATATTGATTAAGTCCCCATTACCTTCGATTAAGATAATAATTAATCTCTGGACTAAGACCAACATTAACAAATACAGCCTCCTTTTTCTGCACCAGTAGTAGTTTTGTCTTTGCTGGTGTAGTTTTACCAACATTTTAAAAGCGTCCAGTCATGTTTGAAAGTCTTGGTAAATTAAACTATAATACTTTGAATTGGAGAATCCGTAAAACCTGGTGCATTAAGGAAATGAGGACAACACAATAAAGTTGAGCATCtgattaatttattaattaagttGATTAAACTAAAGTGAAGTTTAATCTCAGACCGAAAAAATAATGTGAAGTTTAATCGATATTGGGGAATCATATGCATCATCATCACCAGTGGAGAAGAGCATGTGTTGGTGATCACTTTCCAACTCTGAGAGAGATGAACATGAATGTGTATATGACAATGATGATGATGCAAACAAAAAGGATTAAAATTTTATAGTTGATGAAATGGTATTGGATACATGCACCTGCCGTGGAGTGCACGTCGTTTTTGGCCGTATTTTATATATGCAGGTGGATTGTACGTTGACCTAACTTTCATATAAGTGCCTCTTGGATGCTATAGGTTAGGACATCTTCAAGTTTTATTCGTTTGAGCTAGTTAATAATTAGTACTAGGTATGCTTTCTTCTTAATTTGACGTTCTAGCTTCTGGTTAATTTCAAGCCATGATCTCTATAGCATCTAGATATGAATATTTATAAGTAGTGAGTCCAGTGACTATCTGCTTTAAGGGTTTGTCTAAATTTTTGATAGTGAGTGGCTATTAAAAAGATGAATTTAGCTAATTGAGTTGTTGCTAAAGTTATCGTTATGATCCAAGCCAATGAATATATTCGTATGGGTTAGAGATTTTAGAGGCATATTTGGTTAGAAGTGGATCTAAACTTTTCTAATTAAGAAGCATATTTGGTTAGAAGTGGATCTAAACTTTTCTAATTAAGTGTACTGGAGAAATTGTTTGCACTATATTTCTCATATGTAGTTTCACTCTTCTCATATTACTCGCAAAGGCAACGAGTTGGAGATAATTTGGCAAATCACAACATCAGTTCATCGAGTATGATATGGTGATACTTGGCACTTGATTATGTTATCTCTTTTTTTAATCGTGTTTGGTTGGATCTTCGGATATTCCCAACTTATGTTTTAATTAGTTAGTTTCTTTCTTTCGGgttggttttgagttttggtgTTTTATTTCTTGTTCTTGGGGGTCTATGCCCGGCATATTTAGTTTGGTGGatatagttaaaaaaaaaaaaaatttcattttcttgCCGTAAAAATAACAGTTAACACATCATTTCATGCTCTCTTTATTGTTAATTATAACTTTTAGGGAATGTGAATGACAATAGTAAACACACAAACAACAAACAGAATGGTAAGGTGGTACGTACAAtaaaactaattaattaattaccaCTCGAGCAAAACCGGATAAGCCGTAACTATGCCCAAAACTCAAAGAGTGGAGATGCATATTCCCTTTAATCATTTCAACCTGTTAATCTTTATATAGAAAGCTGTATGCACATATCAAAATAACATATCATCTCTATTTTCAATTCAAATTACTTCTCTTTTCTATTGCTTTTCTAAAATGTAGACACACACACAATCCTTCAAATGATATCATATGCAATCTTAACCGTATTTGCTTTTCTATTGCATTAAAGATATATTACTCGAACTCCATAAATAGAAATATAAAATGAGGAACACTGGCTACTTGAGTCACCTATGATCGAttgatatattatatataaacaaaaatcttgTACCATGCCAACCTTAACTTCTTTCAGATATATATTTTGATTGCATAGGGATCTATCATTGGAAAAATGTTATAAATATTGGATACTTGAAGTGGAAGGTTATAAAACTCAAAACAGAAACaacttagattttttttttttttttttgtggtcaaTAAATTGTTCTTATTGTATCTTATTCCGAGAGGCCAACTCCGTGGTAGACAAGCTAGCAAATTTTAGTCATGATAGAAGATAAGTTTCAATTTGATTCAATTGTCTTCCACTATCTGTGTTCCTAACATTCTGGTTAGATCAGTTAGGAATGGACTGTGTttgtgattttattttatttctttagtGTATCTAAAAAGGGGAAAGAAAAAGACGTACTACAGTTCATGGCCTTCAGGTTGATACTTTGGAAAAGACATGTATTTTTATAGATGTAAGAATAGTAGGATAAGATGGGAGTATGGGACAAACAGATCGTTTCAGATAATTGGTACCATTTCCAAAGGAACTGGGTATGGGTTCTcttttgaccaaagaaaatggACGTTGCAGTACGAAACCGTAGGCAGCTCGGAACCGTACACGTGGATGATGTGAGCATTGCTTTAGTAATAGTCTTAAATGTACGAGTTCTTAGCTCTTACTATGCATTCGCATTTCTGATACAAATGatgaaggattaaatacttgttactcctcaaacttttgtctgaaaaacagtttagttcctcgcctttcaaattaaactggatagtccttattctctctaattctcacacaacaggtccaaaaaaggtctaaaatgactataatacccccaagatcctttttttatattttttttctctcttttctttttctcttttttatctttttatttttaatcatttttttaatttttttttttttgcttctctctctgctctctgctctctctctctctctctctctctctcccccccccccccccccccaattccAGCTCCGATCCCATTTCCAACCAGGACCGAGCTCCAGAACCAGTCCACCACTTCAACCCCCAATCTCTCACCCTCATCTGCCTCTTCTGCTCCATCGAATCCCAACCACAAATCCCAACCCCCAAATCTCGAATTCAATCGAATCAATCCCTTAGTTGAACACTCATACCCAGCCTTCAATCCCATACAAATTTCGACGTCTTCGGCAGCTCCTCAATAAACACCACCGTCTTCGGCACCATGAAATTCGGCAGCTTTCCTCTGCAGTACTCTATCATCTCCTTCTCCGTCGGCCTCCGCCCCACGTCATCTTTCAGGCTCACAAACGGAAGCGTGGGATCCCGTACGGGTAGCTCCAGCCGTTGGCGTGGAACATCGGAAGCGTCCAGAGATAGACGGGCTGTCTGGGTACGGCCCAGTCGAGGAGAGAGTTGACGGTGATGATGAAGAGCCCTCTGTGGCAGTGGACCACTCCCTTGGGCGAGGAAGTCGTGTCGGAAGTGTAGTTCAGCGTCATCGGGTCCCACTCGTTCTCCGGCAGGGCCCACTGGAAGTCCGGGTCGCCGCTCTCCACCATTTCCTCGTACGTGGCGCAGAACGGGGATGAGTCGGAGGAGTTGGGATGGGGTGCGGGTGCATCGTCGTCGGCGATGAGGACGAGGAGGGgggtggggagagagagagagagagagagcagagagcagagacagaagcaaaaaaaaaaaaattaaaaaaatgattaaaaataaaaagataaaaaagagaaaaagaaaagagagaaaaaaaatataaaaaaaggatcttgggggtattatagtcattttagaccttttttggacctgttgtgtgagaattagagagaataaggactatccagtttaatttgaaaggcgagggactaaactgtttttcaggcaaaagtttgaggagtaacaagtatttaatccaatgaTGAAATAACAAACTGTTGCTTGACATATAAGTAGAGGATTTAAGGCTTATCTTCTAGATTAGCCGCATAGTGTTCCATGATTATTATGTTGATGGAATCATAAAATCTATATTATCATCGGTGATATGCAACTATGTGTCATTGTACACCACTTTCGTATAGGATTCTATTCATTGAGATGTTAGGTCCGACAAACGGTTCATTAGAAACCACAGCTTAAACCCTTGGAGCATTATTACAGTCCATTGTATGGACATTTAACATAGAGATCACTCAACAATGATTTCATTAGGCAAAAGATTCTGATCTTTTACATTAAATTCTAGCCTTTGATCTAACAGCTTCTGCTCAGATAATTAATCGAGAACCAAGTCTATGCGCCTTTACCAATTACCATATGCAGATCCATGAAATTGTTATCCACAGGAAAGTACATTTTAGACCAAGcatcaagcatgcataattCTTCCAGGGGCATCTCAGCAATACATTTAACAGTTCACACAGGCTTTTGGAACTTTCCGTGAACCCACACCCTTCGCATGCTCTTCCCATTTCGACGATTCAGCGACTTAACACAGCAGTATTCAAGCTCAAGCTGATAAAAGCATGATGATAGAACATTAGCTAGTTGAAAAATGCAGCAATCAGGTGCATATTTATCTATCGGCTTTGCCTCCCTTAATCCTAAATTTAACCTCAACCACCAGttgaaaatatgaaaaattagaTTAGACGAGATATAAGAATCCTACTCCCAGTTAATTGGAGAAATAGGTGTAATGGCAATAACAGAAAACTTTTAACCCCTCTCTAGTACCTCAATAAAGCCTGCTCCCATAAATAGATCCCTTACAGTATCCAATGAGAAGAAATAAGATCGAGTTCCATCTGATCGCATATACTCCCTGAATCCCACTCTTTTGTCCATCTCAAACCGAAGCATGCTCATGTCATAAAGGCCTGAATTTCATCACACTGAACTTCTGTCAGCAGGAAAAACATTAGAAAGaaacattttccaaaaaaaaaaaaggaaaaaaaaagaaaagaaaagaaagaagtgtAAGAGCTCTTTATGAACTTTTACAACTCCAAGTCCAAACCAGGTTTAAATTGATCAATTACCATAATCCCTAAATAGAAGCATGCCTCCAGGTCTCATAACAGAAAAACACTCCTTGATGGACTTTGGCATCCTCTGAAGTGATAATGCCGACAGTGTGAATATCTGACATTCAACATTATAAAAAGGAACTGAAATCACCaaataatttgattttttttattttttattacagTATCACAACTCAAATCACAAGTCAAAACAGGGGAGCACCATGTCCATTCTGAAACAGAAAAGATTCCAAAGTCATGAGTGTACTTAAGATTTACATAGTAGTCGAAAAAGCGAAACACATAAATTTTAAAGAAGTCTAATTGGGGTCCAGCAAATTCCCAGGTCTGTTTCAATTTGATAAAGCTATGTAATTTTACCCACTAAGCTTTATCTTTAGTAACTTCAAAGGAAAACTTTATGATAGATGTAAGCATTCAAAAAGTTCTAAGGGACAACCAAGGTTATTGACCACAAAAGATGAGTGAGTTAAGAGCTGTGAGCTGTCCCAGATAAGTGGAGAATTTTCTCTACTGTCCAAACCACCAAATTTCACCACTTCAAACGATCATatcagaaacaaaagaaaatcttaGAGCAAAGCAAGAGGAATATATGCGTACTTGATTTAAAAGCAAAGGAAATGATAAAGCCAATACACACGTGAAAAATGGCAATTAAAAACCTAATCCAAGTTAGAATTATGATGTAATACGCCACATATTAATATGTATAACCAATGCACCTTGTAATATATATAGCCTTCAAACACAAAAGTTGGCAGGCAGATAAATCATCAAAATTTATCAACTGAATATGGTAATGTTGAACTATGAAATGCCAAACCATCAGAGGCTACAAGTTTCAAAGGACAAGGAGACTGATATCAGATAGCATGTTGTTCTTTTAGGTTCTATATTATCAAAGGTTAATCTAAAATATCCCAGTTTAATGTAATGGATGCTTACCAAGGTAACAAAATCAACCCCACCAATGCAACATCTGCTTTCTTTCAATGAACTTGAATCATCAAGACAGGTTTCACTATTCCCTCTACCATCTGGAGAAACATACAGAAGTGTGAATTTTATACTGCATATGGGACTGATTAGACTTCACATATAAGAATATAAACAGTGAAACGATTGGAACTAACCTGAAGTTTGTTCAAAATTTGCTTGACAAGGATTGTAGGTCAACCATGTTGGAAACCCAGAGGTAGAGAAATCACAACAAAACGTATGGAAACGATGCTCAATAGAAACAATGTTAGAAGCATAAATCGTCTCCTTAGCCTTCTCAAGGGCCTCAGTGCTACAATCACATGCATAAACCGTGACTTTCTCGTTGCCCCTGCAAAGGAAATAGTACTTTCTAAAGATAAATATGTCATAAAGAAAGCTCACAGTTCACACATTCCCTTTGAATGTCCCAATTAAGCGTTTAGGCGCTTATCGATAACAACACCTGCATAATTTCGTCTCTACTTTGAAACATTACCTCAATATTGGAAGAACAGTGCTGCCATTGCCACACCCCacctccaaaaccctagaattcTCCTCACAGCTAACTAGTTCAGGGAATTCTTGCAACAAATATCGCCTTTCCTGCATCGGAAATCACATACCcttgaaaaaacaaaacaagagaaCACCCAAATCGAACCCGAAAAACTATCCAAAACAAAAACTGATTCAAAGGGGTAACTTCTAAATTATATTACAACTTCAAACCCAAGTCACAAGTTACACTCACACACAAAGATGCAAACTTTACATTATTTCCTCAAACCTATAATAAATTCAAACTTCTCTATCACATTTTTGGGTATACAGAAATAGAACAACCTCATGAACTTGATCACATAAACCCTCATTACccaaaaagattgaaactttacgAAAAGGGTAAAGAGATAGAGACCTTGAAGAACTTCCCAGATGAATGGCGGTGATGAAAGTCATTCCACGGTTGAGATTCAGCTTCTTCTGCAACTGAAAGAGAGGGCTGGAATGGGAGCAAATGGTAGCTAAACGACGGGTCGTTTTCTACCTCGACTCTCAGCTCGTCCCACTCGAAGTCCTTGCTGAAGTACTCtgctttcttcatcttctcgtCTTCACCGATTTGAGAACACAGAGCCCGCGCTTTTGCGCCGGTAGAGGTTAGGGTTTGGCGCGAAACGGCGTCGCTTTCTCTCCCCTCACATTCTTTAACAAATTGAGGTTTAAGAGCAGAAACGGGAGAAGGGTATAAATGACCTTTCACCAACAATATAAGTTCATCGACAATGCATTAAATGTACTAAACTACCGATACATCTAAACTACCGATTGAGATCAAGTCAAGCTAGTCTTCTTACACAGAGTTAGCATACCGATTGAGATCAAGTCAAGCTAGTCTACTTATACATAGAGTTAGCATGCCTTTGTATCAGATATAGTCTACTTAATGCATTAGTACGTTAATATACAGTAAAGTTTCTTTATATAGTtggtaatttcaatttcatcTGTATACAAGCTCGAGTGAACTGAATCTCATAGAGCAAGACAATCGATTTGAATCGAGCGCAAGAGTAAACATATCTCAGTAGATCAATTATAACATTGTTGTCACTTTTACATGAATATATGAGTATGCTAGCTTGGCTTTAGCATCATATAAAACTATCATATGTAAGACTATCATACTTATTTGGTATTGAAAACATGTAATATGAAGCACATGGTTAGCAAAATCTAAAGTGGAAATCAAGTTTAATATATCTAAGGTGGAGAAGTTCCTGCTCATTGGAGAACTCCAAAGAATAAGTTGAGAGGATCTGCAGTTTATGACTTGGAAACTAGTCACAGACCTTCACCGGCTCGTTGCAGTACTCTCCGAAGCTCATCCGACATCCCTTTCAAAATAACAGGTTTTCGGATCAGTCCGTTCATTCCCATCTGTAGACATTTCTCCCACACAGATTCCTCCGCACTTGCTGTCAGGGCTATGATCAGTGGCCAGTTAGGGTTGTGGAATTTCCTGATTCGCATTGCCACTTCAAACCCATCCATTTCAGGCATGTGAAGATCCAAAACAACAACCTGGAATGGATTTTCTGCACTGCCAAGGGTACTCAGGCATTCAAACCCCGAAGAAACAGTACTGACTTGACAGCCAAGTTTCTGGAGCAGTTTAGCGGTCACAGTCCTATTTACATTATCATCATCCACTACTACAACCCGGAGTCCTCTGAACTCTGAGTTGGAATTTGGTTGCTCCAAGAGATT
This region includes:
- the LOC133719760 gene encoding uncharacterized protein LOC133719760 isoform X2, whose amino-acid sequence is MKKAEYFSKDFEWDELRVEVENDPSFSYHLLPFQPSLSVAEEAESQPWNDFHHRHSSGKFFKERRYLLQEFPELVSCEENSRVLEVGCGNGSTVLPILRGNEKVTVYACDCSTEALEKAKETIYASNIVSIEHRFHTFCCDFSTSGFPTWLTYNPCQANFEQTSDGRGNSETCLDDSSSLKESRCCIGGVDFVTLRMPKSIKECFSVMRPGGMLLFRDYGLYDMSMLRFEMDKRVGFREYMRSDGTRSYFFSLDTVRDLFMGAGFIELELEYCCVKSLNRRNGKSMRRVWVHGKFQKPV
- the LOC133719760 gene encoding uncharacterized protein LOC133719760 isoform X1, producing MKKAEYFSKDFEWDELRVEVENDPSFSYHLLPFQPSLSVAEEAESQPWNDFHHRHSSGKFFKERRYLLQEFPELVSCEENSRVLEVGCGNGSTVLPILRGNEKVTVYACDCSTEALEKAKETIYASNIVSIEHRFHTFCCDFSTSGFPTWLTYNPCQANFEQTSDGRGNSETCLDDSSSLKESRCCIGGVDFVTLIFTLSALSLQRMPKSIKECFSVMRPGGMLLFRDYGLYDMSMLRFEMDKRVGFREYMRSDGTRSYFFSLDTVRDLFMGAGFIELELEYCCVKSLNRRNGKSMRRVWVHGKFQKPV